From one Phycodurus eques isolate BA_2022a chromosome 19, UOR_Pequ_1.1, whole genome shotgun sequence genomic stretch:
- the LOC133417714 gene encoding uncharacterized protein LOC133417714 isoform X7, giving the protein MPGSSVKQCIFCLQHVPVACKVCKLCGTQQPMKKKIQRAQEKASREWATKLRKMGNAPKLMDTARILVHKFKMVGLHPLLLYGYAKKDKVSCGYLYGLEGVTTKELEIVAAIKDLYQSLLEVIIQREKEAQTVCLMDNEGPREPAGSSLDTRVKEEDVAFPVILTPWASSSPGLTPQPSVTSPQKCGTKLCSPPKHSVIIQREKDHQTVCLVDSGRQREPVGSPLDPKVKDEDVAFPRKTCDPAPLPCTMSPSSPRPTLQHSAAAAQRFASILCSPPKQTGSTLKQCLACMQRVPVACKVCKLCGARQPMKEKIQRAQEKASKEWATKLRKTGNTPKLVDTARILVHKFKMVGLHPLFLHGYGKKNKVSCGYLHGLEGVTTKELEIVAAIKELYQSLLEVIIQREREAQTICLVDDETQREPAGLSMNTKVKKKDLTFPLTPWDLTASAMASTSPEPPPQQYARFPQKSATNHLCSPQNQTAT; this is encoded by the exons ATGCCAGGATCATCCGTAAAACAATGCATATTTTGCCTGCAGCACGTCCCAGTTGCGTGCAAGGTATGCAAACTTTGTGGAACTCAGCAGCCCATGAAGAAGAAGATCCAGAGAGCTCAAGAAAAAGCCTCCAGGGAATGGGCAACAAAACTCAGAAAAATGGGTAATGCTCCAAAGTTAATGGACACAGCCCGGATTCTT GTTCATAAATTCAAGATGGTCGGATTGCATCCTCTTTTGCTCTATGGGTACGCGAAAAAAGACAAGGTGTCTTGTGGTTACCTCTATGGCTTGGAAGGAGTCACAACTAAAGAACTTGAAATTGTTGCAGCCATTAAAGATTTATATCAGAGTCTCCTAGAAG TGATTATTCAAAGAGAGAAGGAGGCCCAAACTGTCTGCCTGATGGACAATGAAGGACCGAGGGAACCTGCTGGATCTTCTCTGGATACCAGAGTCAAAGAGGAGGATGTGGCCTTTCCTGTTATTTTAACACCATGGG CCTCCTCATCTCCAGGACTGACTCCTCAACCTTCTGTGACATCACCCCAAAAGTGTGGAACCAAACTTTGCTCTCCACCAAAACATTCTG TAATAATTCAGAGGGAGAAGGATCATCAAACAGTCTGCCTGGTGGATTCAGGGCGACAGAGGGAGCCTGTTGGATCTCCTTTGGACCCTAAGGTCAAAGATGAGGATGTTGCCTTCCCTCGTAAAACTTGTG ACCCTGCACCTCTGCCATGCACCATGTCCCCCTCATCTCCAAGACCGACTCTACAACACTCTGCAGCAGCTGCCCAAAGGTTTGCTTCCATACTGTGCTCTCCACCAAAGCAGACTG GATCAACCCTAAAACAATGCTTAGCTTGCATGCAGCGCGTCCCTGTCGCGTGCAAGGTATGCAAACTTTGTGGCGCCCGGCAGCCCATGAAGGAGAAGATACAGAGGGCTCAAGAAAAGGCCTCCAAGGAATGGGCGACAAAGCTTAGAAAAACGGGTAATACTCCCAAGTTAGTGGACACTGCTCGGATTCTG GTTCATAAATTCAAGATGGTTGGTTTGCATCCACTTTTCCTGCATGGTTATGGGAAAAAGAATAAAGTGTCCTGTGGTTACCTCCATGGCTTGGAGGGAGTCACGACGAAAGAACTTGAAattgttgcagctataaaagaATTATATCAGAGCCTATTAGAAG TTATAattcaaagagagagagaggcccaAACGATCTGCTTGGTGGATGATGAGACACAGAGGGAGCCTGCTGGATTGTCTATGAATACTAAGGTCAAAAAGAAGGATCTGACTTTTCCTCTCACACCTTGGG ACCTCACAGCATCAGCCATGGCTTCCACGTCTCCAGAACCACCCCCTCAACAGTATGCACGCTTTCCCCAAAAGTCTGCCACCAACCACCTGTGTTCTCCACAGAACCAGACAG CCACATGA
- the LOC133417714 gene encoding uncharacterized protein LOC133417714 isoform X4, with amino-acid sequence MKKKIQRAQEKASREWATKLRKMGNAPKLMDTARILVHKFKMVGLHPLLLYGYAKKDKVSCGYLYGLEGVTTKELEIVAAIKDLYQSLLEVIIQREKEAQTVCLMDNEGPREPAGSSLDTRVKEEDVAFPVILTPWASSSPGLTPQPSVTSPQKCGTKLCSPPKHSVIIQREKDHQTVCLVDSGRQREPVGSPLDPKVKDEDVAFPRKTCDPAPLPCTMSPSSPRPTLQHSAAAAQRFASILCSPPKQTGSTLKQCLACMQRVPVACKVCKLCGARQPMKEKIQRAQEKASKEWATKLRKTGNTPKLVDTARILVHKFKMVGLHPLFLHGYGKKNKVSCGYLHGLEGVTTKELEIVAAIKELYQSLLEVIIQREREAQTICLVDDETQREPAGLSMNTKVKKKDLTFPLTPWDLTASAMASTSPEPPPQQYARFPQKSATNHLCSPQNQTDYEFLREKNTFPFSEIITERILNESCKRMGLELLGSHMIWNNSGVEEDSMKFTALVLCSFLSVFCACM; translated from the exons ATGAAGAAGAAGATCCAGAGAGCTCAAGAAAAAGCCTCCAGGGAATGGGCAACAAAACTCAGAAAAATGGGTAATGCTCCAAAGTTAATGGACACAGCCCGGATTCTT GTTCATAAATTCAAGATGGTCGGATTGCATCCTCTTTTGCTCTATGGGTACGCGAAAAAAGACAAGGTGTCTTGTGGTTACCTCTATGGCTTGGAAGGAGTCACAACTAAAGAACTTGAAATTGTTGCAGCCATTAAAGATTTATATCAGAGTCTCCTAGAAG TGATTATTCAAAGAGAGAAGGAGGCCCAAACTGTCTGCCTGATGGACAATGAAGGACCGAGGGAACCTGCTGGATCTTCTCTGGATACCAGAGTCAAAGAGGAGGATGTGGCCTTTCCTGTTATTTTAACACCATGGG CCTCCTCATCTCCAGGACTGACTCCTCAACCTTCTGTGACATCACCCCAAAAGTGTGGAACCAAACTTTGCTCTCCACCAAAACATTCTG TAATAATTCAGAGGGAGAAGGATCATCAAACAGTCTGCCTGGTGGATTCAGGGCGACAGAGGGAGCCTGTTGGATCTCCTTTGGACCCTAAGGTCAAAGATGAGGATGTTGCCTTCCCTCGTAAAACTTGTG ACCCTGCACCTCTGCCATGCACCATGTCCCCCTCATCTCCAAGACCGACTCTACAACACTCTGCAGCAGCTGCCCAAAGGTTTGCTTCCATACTGTGCTCTCCACCAAAGCAGACTG GATCAACCCTAAAACAATGCTTAGCTTGCATGCAGCGCGTCCCTGTCGCGTGCAAGGTATGCAAACTTTGTGGCGCCCGGCAGCCCATGAAGGAGAAGATACAGAGGGCTCAAGAAAAGGCCTCCAAGGAATGGGCGACAAAGCTTAGAAAAACGGGTAATACTCCCAAGTTAGTGGACACTGCTCGGATTCTG GTTCATAAATTCAAGATGGTTGGTTTGCATCCACTTTTCCTGCATGGTTATGGGAAAAAGAATAAAGTGTCCTGTGGTTACCTCCATGGCTTGGAGGGAGTCACGACGAAAGAACTTGAAattgttgcagctataaaagaATTATATCAGAGCCTATTAGAAG TTATAattcaaagagagagagaggcccaAACGATCTGCTTGGTGGATGATGAGACACAGAGGGAGCCTGCTGGATTGTCTATGAATACTAAGGTCAAAAAGAAGGATCTGACTTTTCCTCTCACACCTTGGG ACCTCACAGCATCAGCCATGGCTTCCACGTCTCCAGAACCACCCCCTCAACAGTATGCACGCTTTCCCCAAAAGTCTGCCACCAACCACCTGTGTTCTCCACAGAACCAGACAG ACTATGAATTCCTCAGAGAGAAAAACACATTCCCATTTTCAGAGATCATTACAGAAAGGATTCTAAAT gaAAGCTGCAAAAGGATGGGACTTGAATTACTGGGAAG CCACATGATATGGAATAATTCTGGAGTGGAAGAGGACAGCATGAAATTTACAGCATTGGTGTTGTGTTCATTTTTGTCTGTCTTTTGTGCTTGCATGTAA
- the LOC133417714 gene encoding uncharacterized protein LOC133417714 isoform X1, translated as MPGSSVKQCIFCLQHVPVACKVCKLCGTQQPMKKKIQRAQEKASREWATKLRKMGNAPKLMDTARILVHKFKMVGLHPLLLYGYAKKDKVSCGYLYGLEGVTTKELEIVAAIKDLYQSLLEVIIQREKEAQTVCLMDNEGPREPAGSSLDTRVKEEDVAFPVILTPWASSSPGLTPQPSVTSPQKCGTKLCSPPKHSVIIQREKDHQTVCLVDSGRQREPVGSPLDPKVKDEDVAFPRKTCDPAPLPCTMSPSSPRPTLQHSAAAAQRFASILCSPPKQTGSTLKQCLACMQRVPVACKVCKLCGARQPMKEKIQRAQEKASKEWATKLRKTGNTPKLVDTARILVHKFKMVGLHPLFLHGYGKKNKVSCGYLHGLEGVTTKELEIVAAIKELYQSLLEVIIQREREAQTICLVDDETQREPAGLSMNTKVKKKDLTFPLTPWDLTASAMASTSPEPPPQQYARFPQKSATNHLCSPQNQTDYEFLREKNTFPFSEIITERILNESCKRMGLELLGSHMIWNNSGVEEDSMKFTALVLCSFLSVFCACM; from the exons ATGCCAGGATCATCCGTAAAACAATGCATATTTTGCCTGCAGCACGTCCCAGTTGCGTGCAAGGTATGCAAACTTTGTGGAACTCAGCAGCCCATGAAGAAGAAGATCCAGAGAGCTCAAGAAAAAGCCTCCAGGGAATGGGCAACAAAACTCAGAAAAATGGGTAATGCTCCAAAGTTAATGGACACAGCCCGGATTCTT GTTCATAAATTCAAGATGGTCGGATTGCATCCTCTTTTGCTCTATGGGTACGCGAAAAAAGACAAGGTGTCTTGTGGTTACCTCTATGGCTTGGAAGGAGTCACAACTAAAGAACTTGAAATTGTTGCAGCCATTAAAGATTTATATCAGAGTCTCCTAGAAG TGATTATTCAAAGAGAGAAGGAGGCCCAAACTGTCTGCCTGATGGACAATGAAGGACCGAGGGAACCTGCTGGATCTTCTCTGGATACCAGAGTCAAAGAGGAGGATGTGGCCTTTCCTGTTATTTTAACACCATGGG CCTCCTCATCTCCAGGACTGACTCCTCAACCTTCTGTGACATCACCCCAAAAGTGTGGAACCAAACTTTGCTCTCCACCAAAACATTCTG TAATAATTCAGAGGGAGAAGGATCATCAAACAGTCTGCCTGGTGGATTCAGGGCGACAGAGGGAGCCTGTTGGATCTCCTTTGGACCCTAAGGTCAAAGATGAGGATGTTGCCTTCCCTCGTAAAACTTGTG ACCCTGCACCTCTGCCATGCACCATGTCCCCCTCATCTCCAAGACCGACTCTACAACACTCTGCAGCAGCTGCCCAAAGGTTTGCTTCCATACTGTGCTCTCCACCAAAGCAGACTG GATCAACCCTAAAACAATGCTTAGCTTGCATGCAGCGCGTCCCTGTCGCGTGCAAGGTATGCAAACTTTGTGGCGCCCGGCAGCCCATGAAGGAGAAGATACAGAGGGCTCAAGAAAAGGCCTCCAAGGAATGGGCGACAAAGCTTAGAAAAACGGGTAATACTCCCAAGTTAGTGGACACTGCTCGGATTCTG GTTCATAAATTCAAGATGGTTGGTTTGCATCCACTTTTCCTGCATGGTTATGGGAAAAAGAATAAAGTGTCCTGTGGTTACCTCCATGGCTTGGAGGGAGTCACGACGAAAGAACTTGAAattgttgcagctataaaagaATTATATCAGAGCCTATTAGAAG TTATAattcaaagagagagagaggcccaAACGATCTGCTTGGTGGATGATGAGACACAGAGGGAGCCTGCTGGATTGTCTATGAATACTAAGGTCAAAAAGAAGGATCTGACTTTTCCTCTCACACCTTGGG ACCTCACAGCATCAGCCATGGCTTCCACGTCTCCAGAACCACCCCCTCAACAGTATGCACGCTTTCCCCAAAAGTCTGCCACCAACCACCTGTGTTCTCCACAGAACCAGACAG ACTATGAATTCCTCAGAGAGAAAAACACATTCCCATTTTCAGAGATCATTACAGAAAGGATTCTAAAT gaAAGCTGCAAAAGGATGGGACTTGAATTACTGGGAAG CCACATGATATGGAATAATTCTGGAGTGGAAGAGGACAGCATGAAATTTACAGCATTGGTGTTGTGTTCATTTTTGTCTGTCTTTTGTGCTTGCATGTAA
- the LOC133417714 gene encoding uncharacterized protein LOC133417714 isoform X2 → MPGSSVKQCIFCLQHVPVACKVCKLCGTQQPMKKKIQRAQEKASREWATKLRKMGNAPKLMDTARILVHKFKMVGLHPLLLYGYAKKDKVSCGYLYGLEGVTTKELEIVAAIKDLYQSLLEVIIQREKEAQTVCLMDNEGPREPAGSSLDTRVKEEDVAFPVILTPWASSSPGLTPQPSVTSPQKCGTKLCSPPKHSVIIQREKDHQTVCLVDSGRQREPVGSPLDPKVKDEDVAFPRKTCDPAPLPCTMSPSSPRPTLQHSAAAAQRFASILCSPPKQTGSTLKQCLACMQRVPVACKVCKLCGARQPMKEKIQRAQEKASKEWATKLRKTGNTPKLVDTARILVHKFKMVGLHPLFLHGYGKKNKVSCGYLHGLEGVTTKELEIVAAIKELYQSLLEVIIQREREAQTICLVDDETQREPAGLSMNTKVKKKDLTFPLTPWDLTASAMASTSPEPPPQQYARFPQKSATNHLCSPQNQTDYEFLREKNTFPFSEIITERILNESCKRMGLELLGRFANPHDME, encoded by the exons ATGCCAGGATCATCCGTAAAACAATGCATATTTTGCCTGCAGCACGTCCCAGTTGCGTGCAAGGTATGCAAACTTTGTGGAACTCAGCAGCCCATGAAGAAGAAGATCCAGAGAGCTCAAGAAAAAGCCTCCAGGGAATGGGCAACAAAACTCAGAAAAATGGGTAATGCTCCAAAGTTAATGGACACAGCCCGGATTCTT GTTCATAAATTCAAGATGGTCGGATTGCATCCTCTTTTGCTCTATGGGTACGCGAAAAAAGACAAGGTGTCTTGTGGTTACCTCTATGGCTTGGAAGGAGTCACAACTAAAGAACTTGAAATTGTTGCAGCCATTAAAGATTTATATCAGAGTCTCCTAGAAG TGATTATTCAAAGAGAGAAGGAGGCCCAAACTGTCTGCCTGATGGACAATGAAGGACCGAGGGAACCTGCTGGATCTTCTCTGGATACCAGAGTCAAAGAGGAGGATGTGGCCTTTCCTGTTATTTTAACACCATGGG CCTCCTCATCTCCAGGACTGACTCCTCAACCTTCTGTGACATCACCCCAAAAGTGTGGAACCAAACTTTGCTCTCCACCAAAACATTCTG TAATAATTCAGAGGGAGAAGGATCATCAAACAGTCTGCCTGGTGGATTCAGGGCGACAGAGGGAGCCTGTTGGATCTCCTTTGGACCCTAAGGTCAAAGATGAGGATGTTGCCTTCCCTCGTAAAACTTGTG ACCCTGCACCTCTGCCATGCACCATGTCCCCCTCATCTCCAAGACCGACTCTACAACACTCTGCAGCAGCTGCCCAAAGGTTTGCTTCCATACTGTGCTCTCCACCAAAGCAGACTG GATCAACCCTAAAACAATGCTTAGCTTGCATGCAGCGCGTCCCTGTCGCGTGCAAGGTATGCAAACTTTGTGGCGCCCGGCAGCCCATGAAGGAGAAGATACAGAGGGCTCAAGAAAAGGCCTCCAAGGAATGGGCGACAAAGCTTAGAAAAACGGGTAATACTCCCAAGTTAGTGGACACTGCTCGGATTCTG GTTCATAAATTCAAGATGGTTGGTTTGCATCCACTTTTCCTGCATGGTTATGGGAAAAAGAATAAAGTGTCCTGTGGTTACCTCCATGGCTTGGAGGGAGTCACGACGAAAGAACTTGAAattgttgcagctataaaagaATTATATCAGAGCCTATTAGAAG TTATAattcaaagagagagagaggcccaAACGATCTGCTTGGTGGATGATGAGACACAGAGGGAGCCTGCTGGATTGTCTATGAATACTAAGGTCAAAAAGAAGGATCTGACTTTTCCTCTCACACCTTGGG ACCTCACAGCATCAGCCATGGCTTCCACGTCTCCAGAACCACCCCCTCAACAGTATGCACGCTTTCCCCAAAAGTCTGCCACCAACCACCTGTGTTCTCCACAGAACCAGACAG ACTATGAATTCCTCAGAGAGAAAAACACATTCCCATTTTCAGAGATCATTACAGAAAGGATTCTAAAT gaAAGCTGCAAAAGGATGGGACTTGAATTACTGGGAAGGtttgcaaat CCACATGATATGGAATAA
- the LOC133417714 gene encoding uncharacterized protein LOC133417714 isoform X6: MPGSSVKQCIFCLQHVPVACKVCKLCGTQQPMKKKIQRAQEKASREWATKLRKMGNAPKLMDTARILVHKFKMVGLHPLLLYGYAKKDKVSCGYLYGLEGVTTKELEIVAAIKDLYQSLLEVIIQREKEAQTVCLMDNEGPREPAGSSLDTRVKEEDVAFPVILTPWASSSPGLTPQPSVTSPQKCGTKLCSPPKHSVIIQREKDHQTVCLVDSGRQREPVGSPLDPKVKDEDVAFPRKTCDPAPLPCTMSPSSPRPTLQHSAAAAQRFASILCSPPKQTGSTLKQCLACMQRVPVACKVCKLCGARQPMKEKIQRAQEKASKEWATKLRKTGNTPKLVDTARILVHKFKMVGLHPLFLHGYGKKNKVSCGYLHGLEGVTTKELEIVAAIKELYQSLLEVIIQREREAQTICLVDDETQREPAGLSMNTKVKKKDLTFPLTPWDLTASAMASTSPEPPPQQYARFPQKSATNHLCSPQNQTGKLQKDGT, from the exons ATGCCAGGATCATCCGTAAAACAATGCATATTTTGCCTGCAGCACGTCCCAGTTGCGTGCAAGGTATGCAAACTTTGTGGAACTCAGCAGCCCATGAAGAAGAAGATCCAGAGAGCTCAAGAAAAAGCCTCCAGGGAATGGGCAACAAAACTCAGAAAAATGGGTAATGCTCCAAAGTTAATGGACACAGCCCGGATTCTT GTTCATAAATTCAAGATGGTCGGATTGCATCCTCTTTTGCTCTATGGGTACGCGAAAAAAGACAAGGTGTCTTGTGGTTACCTCTATGGCTTGGAAGGAGTCACAACTAAAGAACTTGAAATTGTTGCAGCCATTAAAGATTTATATCAGAGTCTCCTAGAAG TGATTATTCAAAGAGAGAAGGAGGCCCAAACTGTCTGCCTGATGGACAATGAAGGACCGAGGGAACCTGCTGGATCTTCTCTGGATACCAGAGTCAAAGAGGAGGATGTGGCCTTTCCTGTTATTTTAACACCATGGG CCTCCTCATCTCCAGGACTGACTCCTCAACCTTCTGTGACATCACCCCAAAAGTGTGGAACCAAACTTTGCTCTCCACCAAAACATTCTG TAATAATTCAGAGGGAGAAGGATCATCAAACAGTCTGCCTGGTGGATTCAGGGCGACAGAGGGAGCCTGTTGGATCTCCTTTGGACCCTAAGGTCAAAGATGAGGATGTTGCCTTCCCTCGTAAAACTTGTG ACCCTGCACCTCTGCCATGCACCATGTCCCCCTCATCTCCAAGACCGACTCTACAACACTCTGCAGCAGCTGCCCAAAGGTTTGCTTCCATACTGTGCTCTCCACCAAAGCAGACTG GATCAACCCTAAAACAATGCTTAGCTTGCATGCAGCGCGTCCCTGTCGCGTGCAAGGTATGCAAACTTTGTGGCGCCCGGCAGCCCATGAAGGAGAAGATACAGAGGGCTCAAGAAAAGGCCTCCAAGGAATGGGCGACAAAGCTTAGAAAAACGGGTAATACTCCCAAGTTAGTGGACACTGCTCGGATTCTG GTTCATAAATTCAAGATGGTTGGTTTGCATCCACTTTTCCTGCATGGTTATGGGAAAAAGAATAAAGTGTCCTGTGGTTACCTCCATGGCTTGGAGGGAGTCACGACGAAAGAACTTGAAattgttgcagctataaaagaATTATATCAGAGCCTATTAGAAG TTATAattcaaagagagagagaggcccaAACGATCTGCTTGGTGGATGATGAGACACAGAGGGAGCCTGCTGGATTGTCTATGAATACTAAGGTCAAAAAGAAGGATCTGACTTTTCCTCTCACACCTTGGG ACCTCACAGCATCAGCCATGGCTTCCACGTCTCCAGAACCACCCCCTCAACAGTATGCACGCTTTCCCCAAAAGTCTGCCACCAACCACCTGTGTTCTCCACAGAACCAGACAG gaAAGCTGCAAAAGGATGGGACTTGA
- the LOC133417714 gene encoding uncharacterized protein LOC133417714 isoform X5 produces MPGSSVKQCIFCLQHVPVACKVCKLCGTQQPMKKKIQRAQEKASREWATKLRKMGNAPKLMDTARILVHKFKMVGLHPLLLYGYAKKDKVSCGYLYGLEGVTTKELEIVAAIKDLYQSLLEVIIQREKEAQTVCLMDNEGPREPAGSSLDTRVKEEDVAFPVILTPWASSSPGLTPQPSVTSPQKCGTKLCSPPKHSVIIQREKDHQTVCLVDSGRQREPVGSPLDPKVKDEDVAFPRKTCDPAPLPCTMSPSSPRPTLQHSAAAAQRFASILCSPPKQTGSTLKQCLACMQRVPVACKVCKLCGARQPMKEKIQRAQEKASKEWATKLRKTGNTPKLVDTARILVHKFKMVGLHPLFLHGYGKKNKVSCGYLHGLEGVTTKELEIVAAIKELYQSLLEVIIQREREAQTICLVDDETQREPAGLSMNTKVKKKDLTFPLTPWDLTASAMASTSPEPPPQQYARFPQKSATNHLCSPQNQTDYEFLREKNTFPFSEIITERILNPHDME; encoded by the exons ATGCCAGGATCATCCGTAAAACAATGCATATTTTGCCTGCAGCACGTCCCAGTTGCGTGCAAGGTATGCAAACTTTGTGGAACTCAGCAGCCCATGAAGAAGAAGATCCAGAGAGCTCAAGAAAAAGCCTCCAGGGAATGGGCAACAAAACTCAGAAAAATGGGTAATGCTCCAAAGTTAATGGACACAGCCCGGATTCTT GTTCATAAATTCAAGATGGTCGGATTGCATCCTCTTTTGCTCTATGGGTACGCGAAAAAAGACAAGGTGTCTTGTGGTTACCTCTATGGCTTGGAAGGAGTCACAACTAAAGAACTTGAAATTGTTGCAGCCATTAAAGATTTATATCAGAGTCTCCTAGAAG TGATTATTCAAAGAGAGAAGGAGGCCCAAACTGTCTGCCTGATGGACAATGAAGGACCGAGGGAACCTGCTGGATCTTCTCTGGATACCAGAGTCAAAGAGGAGGATGTGGCCTTTCCTGTTATTTTAACACCATGGG CCTCCTCATCTCCAGGACTGACTCCTCAACCTTCTGTGACATCACCCCAAAAGTGTGGAACCAAACTTTGCTCTCCACCAAAACATTCTG TAATAATTCAGAGGGAGAAGGATCATCAAACAGTCTGCCTGGTGGATTCAGGGCGACAGAGGGAGCCTGTTGGATCTCCTTTGGACCCTAAGGTCAAAGATGAGGATGTTGCCTTCCCTCGTAAAACTTGTG ACCCTGCACCTCTGCCATGCACCATGTCCCCCTCATCTCCAAGACCGACTCTACAACACTCTGCAGCAGCTGCCCAAAGGTTTGCTTCCATACTGTGCTCTCCACCAAAGCAGACTG GATCAACCCTAAAACAATGCTTAGCTTGCATGCAGCGCGTCCCTGTCGCGTGCAAGGTATGCAAACTTTGTGGCGCCCGGCAGCCCATGAAGGAGAAGATACAGAGGGCTCAAGAAAAGGCCTCCAAGGAATGGGCGACAAAGCTTAGAAAAACGGGTAATACTCCCAAGTTAGTGGACACTGCTCGGATTCTG GTTCATAAATTCAAGATGGTTGGTTTGCATCCACTTTTCCTGCATGGTTATGGGAAAAAGAATAAAGTGTCCTGTGGTTACCTCCATGGCTTGGAGGGAGTCACGACGAAAGAACTTGAAattgttgcagctataaaagaATTATATCAGAGCCTATTAGAAG TTATAattcaaagagagagagaggcccaAACGATCTGCTTGGTGGATGATGAGACACAGAGGGAGCCTGCTGGATTGTCTATGAATACTAAGGTCAAAAAGAAGGATCTGACTTTTCCTCTCACACCTTGGG ACCTCACAGCATCAGCCATGGCTTCCACGTCTCCAGAACCACCCCCTCAACAGTATGCACGCTTTCCCCAAAAGTCTGCCACCAACCACCTGTGTTCTCCACAGAACCAGACAG ACTATGAATTCCTCAGAGAGAAAAACACATTCCCATTTTCAGAGATCATTACAGAAAGGATTCTAAAT CCACATGATATGGAATAA